The Pichia kudriavzevii chromosome 3, complete sequence nucleotide sequence TGCACCATCCATAAATGTACTTGCACCCAAACCTAGTGTGGTATCACCATACAGTTTTTCTGTTTGGGAAGCGTCAACTTGAGCCAAGACATTCTTGTCAGGTGACACAAGACTTTCCAAATCGGAAGTGTTTGCTCTTTTTACGACTGTCCCGTTTGTGTATCCCCGCTTTATATCAGAATTGCTCCTTGGCTTTGTTGGAGCTTGAATATCACCTCGTGCATTATCAATTCCGAAAACCATATCATACTGTTGGtcctttgaattttctGGCGCCATTCCCTTAATCGAGTTATTTGGTCCGTCGACCGGGAATGCCGCAACAGGAGCTGCCTTGGTATCTTTGTTCCGCTGAGGGGTACAAGCATCAAATGGCCCATCGTGATGGAACTTACCCCCACCAAAAAATCCAGTGACGTCCAACTTGTCAATGGTATCCAAGTTCTTTGAACGCTCCTGTACaaatttctttctcctgGTGTTTGatcttctttgtctttcataaccttcatcatcatcatcatagCCCTGATCTCTTCGTCTATCTCTGTCATGTGAACGGTGACTGTGGTGATGAGAGCGACTGCCATGATGATGGCGCCCCTGTTCATCTGTCTTTGAACTATGCTTGTGTCTAGAAGAGTGGGCCCTCTCGTTAATTTGATCCCCTGTACTCTTTGACCTGACTCGGCCATCGGACAAGATCCTTGTGGTTGTAGTGCTGGTCATGCTTTCTGGGTTCAGTTGTGGTTTAGTATGCGAGGAAGGAATAGGGGGTGGTGGAGGAGGAGCCGGACGACGACTTTGATAAGCAGTTGTATTTGCACGGCGCAAATTCCCATTGTTGTGTCCATACTCAGCTTCAGAactttttatattttctgtgttgttattattagCTCTCTCAGGGAAGGGATTTTTTTCGTCCTTTGGATATTCATCCTTGGCGTATTTGGTTCCTACAACTTCTTCATATGATGGAGGCGGTAGAGGCGCCTCGTTTCCTACAGGAACGGGGGATGATCCGCTGTGTCTTGAAAACGTTGATCTGGATGGGGTATGAACAGGTGTATTGGATCTACTTCTGGTGTAAGTCGCAAACGGGTTATAAGAGTCTCTACTTCTTCTAGCAGAATTGTCACTCATTGACCGTGTGTTGATAGGAACAGATCCAGGTTTggcaaaatcaaactcGTCGCCTTCAGTGAACGAGTTTGcatcgtcatcatcgtAGTAATCGTCGTCGCCGTACGAATTGTAACTGCT carries:
- a CDS encoding uncharacterized protein (PKUD0C08440; similar to Saccharomyces cerevisiae YDR348C (PAL1) and YHR097C (YHR097C); ancestral locus Anc_5.399), with the protein product MYHHSNQSATSTGSSRRISTNNPFRSALLQEERSAPSNIDETQYNSWLSQRIEEEKHDAKRSSYNSYGDDDYYDDDDANSFTEGDEFDFAKPGSVPINTRSMSDNSARRSRDSYNPFATYTRSRSNTPVHTPSRSTFSRHSGSSPVPVGNEAPLPPPSYEEVVGTKYAKDEYPKDEKNPFPERANNNNTENIKSSEAEYGHNNGNLRRANTTAYQSRRPAPPPPPPIPSSHTKPQLNPESMTSTTTTRILSDGRVRSKSTGDQINERAHSSRHKHSSKTDEQGRHHHGSRSHHHSHRSHDRDRRRDQGYDDDDEGYERQRRSNTRRKKFVQERSKNLDTIDKLDVTGFFGGGKFHHDGPFDACTPQRNKDTKAAPVAAFPVDGPNNSIKGMAPENSKDQQYDMVFGIDNARGDIQAPTKPRSNSDIKRGYTNGTVVKRANTSDLESLVSPDKNVLAQVDASQTEKLYGDTTLGLGASTFMDGAPAYGAKQTNSKDGGLGRKKTFLGRMKTIVRK